A stretch of bacterium DNA encodes these proteins:
- the ycf3 gene encoding Photosystem I assembly protein Ycf3 yields MSFAAQPPDAITPLTGLPVEPPPAPDAAMRSGAARLAELTAEAAATPSLVGLTIKQRYTLWECIGAGLQAQAYLAYDNLLEGKVVVKVLSTEIEGIPLPLPDSWEEEAKKAMRVRNCPYIASVTDLGQETLTLPDGSVREVAFIVWEYVRGTTLDEYAETATDLTLEFLLDLAQQLTQVLRVLHASDLVHGDLHSKNVMLDRDPAGRPAIKVIDFGLSHQGTDGKGLFRDLRSVHRILHHLMEQRRASLGSARLSERDQEFSAIVAQFGIEPSGDHAEHLVFLESALHQLARRHLAMQPAISTFETLDDLFPWSQTVLAQTYSFRAVPCVGRQELIQRVLGTLSNALQEGHGTILLLRGESGVGKKRLAWEALHEFCLAHHEVFLLTARGHRGSGVTPFSAVRQMLRSFLGEHRQEDYPRLLSLLLPDSQPLIAPLIDFLLEEQPGAGGATGLGSTAFEHLIARILAKISLQRPLILWVSDVQYLDDPSRQCLLQIARDTTRFPLILVGTYGAGDLDAGGSVVLLEEWLTAMRGLGCLELPVKVLPRPQVAQFIAAALPWPGLAPEHALVDALWMHSGGNPYLLQESLSYLMQAGILESTEDRGWLVDTVALQDLGTSSIQLLLERRLQQLDPFQREVLDLAACWGSDFPESDVTLLFRERAVEATAALYTAQEQGLLVAQRPGTLSFQPYALWEIIVQQLTPEQRRRNHLRVAAQLQAREESHLSHEAALTIARHWEIAGDAQRALEYCQIAADRALLVRANEAALDACQMALHLIGQNSLPSLEGSRLTALTHLQQAKAYRYLGDQAAQEEYAVKAFEGAVIARDAQLELRALKAMGEYYRSIADYESSTDYFRQGLDIAAELNDRGRRARFHKEMGVNFYLLGDMEAAEAEYQQAISINLELGDAEGLARVYNNLGMICRNRGEWTAAKDWFEKAIAHFQEAGESRGLVLPMGNMAIIYTEEGEYEKAMILLKELLKNEVQLGEARLRAKIRVTLGDVQAEIGEDAEALENYEHSLQVYQALGDRQGECEVLTNIAAMYFEQGKLDLAEQYHRLGLDLKREIGYEWGVPLDHYDLARVHLSRRETQKALQSIDQGLEIAQRLRMHELEFSLHVLQVAALELEEATPARDLARRYEHLLELYPDVKRGITKQRQLMFLVQVGTFFRNQHSPAGEQLLEEARSLLRQLARRLIRPERKARFWEKYRRLFPHLELSARV; encoded by the coding sequence ATGTCCTTCGCCGCACAGCCACCCGATGCGATCACGCCGCTGACCGGCCTCCCGGTCGAGCCGCCGCCTGCCCCGGATGCAGCGATGCGCTCCGGCGCGGCTCGACTGGCGGAACTGACCGCCGAAGCCGCCGCGACACCGAGCCTGGTGGGTCTCACCATCAAGCAGCGCTACACCCTCTGGGAGTGCATCGGAGCAGGACTCCAGGCGCAGGCCTATCTCGCATATGACAACCTCCTGGAGGGGAAGGTTGTTGTCAAAGTCCTCTCGACGGAAATCGAAGGCATTCCCCTCCCCCTCCCCGACAGCTGGGAAGAAGAAGCCAAGAAGGCGATGCGGGTCCGCAATTGCCCTTACATCGCTTCGGTCACCGACCTCGGCCAGGAAACCCTGACCCTCCCCGATGGTTCGGTGCGCGAAGTGGCGTTCATCGTCTGGGAATACGTCCGGGGCACCACCCTCGATGAATATGCCGAGACGGCCACGGACCTCACCCTGGAGTTTTTGCTGGACCTCGCCCAGCAGCTGACCCAGGTCCTGCGAGTCCTCCATGCCAGCGACCTGGTGCATGGCGATCTGCACAGCAAGAACGTGATGCTGGACCGCGATCCGGCGGGACGTCCGGCGATTAAAGTCATCGACTTCGGCCTGTCGCATCAGGGGACCGATGGCAAGGGCCTCTTCCGCGACCTGCGGAGCGTGCACCGCATCCTGCATCACCTGATGGAACAGCGTCGCGCCAGTCTGGGATCCGCGCGACTGAGCGAGCGGGATCAGGAATTCAGTGCCATCGTGGCGCAGTTCGGCATCGAGCCCTCCGGCGACCATGCCGAACATCTGGTCTTTTTGGAATCCGCCCTGCATCAGCTGGCACGACGTCACCTCGCGATGCAGCCGGCGATCAGCACGTTTGAGACGCTGGATGACCTCTTTCCCTGGAGCCAGACAGTCCTGGCCCAAACCTACTCATTTCGGGCGGTTCCGTGTGTCGGACGACAGGAGCTGATCCAGCGGGTGCTCGGGACACTGAGTAATGCGCTGCAGGAGGGACACGGCACGATCCTGCTCCTCCGGGGGGAGAGCGGAGTCGGGAAAAAGCGCCTCGCCTGGGAAGCGCTTCATGAGTTCTGTCTGGCGCATCACGAGGTCTTCCTGCTGACCGCCCGGGGCCACCGGGGGTCCGGGGTCACTCCCTTCAGTGCCGTCCGCCAGATGCTGCGCAGCTTCCTGGGTGAGCACCGTCAGGAGGACTATCCCCGGCTGCTGAGTCTGCTGTTGCCGGACAGTCAGCCGCTGATTGCTCCGCTTATCGATTTTCTGCTGGAGGAGCAACCGGGGGCAGGGGGTGCGACTGGTCTCGGCTCGACGGCCTTCGAACACCTCATTGCGCGGATCCTGGCCAAGATTTCACTGCAGCGACCCCTCATCCTCTGGGTGAGCGATGTGCAGTACCTCGATGACCCGAGTCGTCAGTGCCTCCTGCAGATCGCCCGGGACACCACCCGCTTCCCGCTGATCCTCGTGGGGACCTATGGCGCAGGCGACCTCGATGCCGGCGGCAGCGTGGTGCTGCTGGAGGAATGGCTCACCGCCATGCGGGGGCTCGGCTGCCTGGAGTTGCCGGTCAAAGTGCTGCCCCGACCCCAGGTCGCGCAGTTCATTGCGGCGGCCCTCCCCTGGCCCGGACTCGCTCCGGAGCACGCCCTCGTCGATGCCCTCTGGATGCACTCGGGCGGGAATCCTTACCTGCTGCAGGAATCCCTGTCGTATCTGATGCAGGCGGGGATTCTGGAGTCCACCGAGGACCGGGGCTGGCTGGTGGATACGGTTGCGCTGCAGGACCTGGGGACCTCCAGCATCCAGCTGTTGCTGGAACGACGCCTGCAGCAGCTCGATCCCTTCCAGCGCGAAGTCCTCGACCTCGCTGCCTGCTGGGGCTCCGACTTCCCCGAAAGCGATGTCACGCTGCTCTTCCGGGAGCGCGCTGTCGAAGCCACGGCCGCGCTCTACACCGCCCAGGAGCAGGGACTGCTGGTCGCCCAGCGGCCCGGGACGCTTTCTTTCCAGCCGTACGCCCTTTGGGAGATCATCGTCCAGCAGCTGACACCGGAGCAGCGCCGACGCAACCACCTGCGGGTGGCTGCTCAGCTCCAGGCCCGGGAAGAAAGCCACCTGTCGCATGAGGCAGCCCTCACGATCGCCCGGCACTGGGAGATTGCCGGCGATGCCCAGCGTGCTCTGGAGTACTGCCAGATTGCCGCCGATCGCGCCCTCCTGGTTCGGGCCAATGAAGCGGCCCTCGATGCCTGTCAGATGGCGCTCCATCTCATTGGGCAGAACAGCCTTCCCTCCCTGGAGGGGTCGCGCCTCACCGCGCTGACCCACCTGCAGCAGGCGAAGGCGTACCGCTACCTCGGCGACCAGGCCGCCCAGGAAGAGTACGCCGTCAAAGCCTTCGAAGGGGCGGTCATTGCCCGGGATGCGCAACTGGAGCTGCGGGCACTCAAAGCGATGGGGGAGTACTACCGGAGCATCGCCGACTACGAGAGTTCGACGGACTACTTCCGGCAGGGTCTCGACATCGCGGCCGAACTCAACGACCGGGGACGTCGGGCCCGCTTTCACAAGGAGATGGGGGTCAACTTCTATCTCCTGGGCGACATGGAAGCCGCTGAAGCGGAGTACCAGCAGGCGATCAGTATCAATCTGGAGCTGGGGGATGCCGAGGGTCTCGCCCGGGTCTACAACAATCTCGGCATGATCTGTCGCAATCGGGGGGAATGGACCGCCGCGAAAGACTGGTTTGAGAAGGCCATCGCGCATTTCCAGGAGGCCGGCGAGTCCCGGGGCCTGGTCCTGCCGATGGGGAACATGGCAATCATCTACACCGAAGAGGGTGAATATGAGAAAGCGATGATCCTGCTGAAGGAGCTACTGAAGAACGAGGTGCAGCTGGGCGAAGCGCGCCTGCGGGCCAAGATTCGCGTGACGCTGGGGGATGTCCAGGCGGAAATCGGCGAGGATGCCGAGGCGCTGGAAAACTACGAGCACTCGTTGCAGGTCTATCAGGCGCTGGGCGATCGCCAGGGCGAATGCGAAGTCCTCACCAACATCGCCGCGATGTACTTCGAGCAGGGAAAGCTCGATCTCGCCGAGCAGTACCACCGCCTCGGCCTCGATCTCAAGCGGGAGATCGGCTACGAGTGGGGGGTCCCTCTCGATCACTACGATCTCGCCCGGGTCCACCTCTCCCGCCGGGAAACACAGAAGGCGCTCCAGTCGATTGATCAGGGTCTGGAGATCGCGCAGCGACTCCGTATGCACGAACTGGAGTTCTCACTGCATGTGCTGCAGGTCGCCGCGCTTGAACTGGAAGAAGCGACCCCGGCACGGGATCTGGCGCGGCG